Genomic DNA from Haloplanus sp. HW8-1:
GCGACGGCAAACCGGATCGTCGTCGACTCGCCGGGGGCCAGTTCGACGGCACGAGCTGCGGTCCGCTCACCGTCGAGCGAGACGACGAACGTACGCTCGCCGGGGACCAGGCCGTCGTTTCTCACCGAGACCGTCGTCGTCGCCGACTCGCCTAGCGTGACGGTCGAGCGGGACAGGTCGGCACCGGTGACCCGGAGAGCGGACGCCCGGACGCCAACCACGAACGTCGAGAACCCTGGCGACTGGGCTTCGAACACCACACGGCCGTTCCGCGTGCCGACGTGCCTCGCGTCGAGGGATCGCCAGCCACGGCCGTCGTTGCGTCGCACTACGAGGCGGTCGACGGTGGTCCGTCTGGCGTCGAAGTAGGCCGGCGCGGCGCTGAACCGGAAGGCGGCGGACTCGACAGAGCCACCGTCCTCCACCTCGACTGCACCGAGGGGTCTGACGCCGACATCGGCGTCCGGACGCGCCGTCCCGTCGAGTACCCGTACGTCGACCGACATCGGCCCGCCGTCACCGGTCACGATCAGTTCGTCGAGGGTGAGCGTCCCCGTCTCGACGGCGTCGACTACCAGTCGGTCGGCGTCGAGCGTGACCGGCGCCCCGGCTGGAGCGTTCGTCACGGTGAACTCCCGAACGTCGTTGCTCGGCGCGTACGTCCGAATCGAACGGACGGGACCGGACGCGGGAGCGACGTCGGCTGCTCCGACTTCGACGTCTTCCGGTTCGGCGATTCGGGCGTGGACCGTGAGATCCGCCAACAGTTCGTCGGTGGACCCGGTGGCGTCGATCCGCATCCCCACGGTCGCCGACTCGTCGGCCGACAGAACGACGGCGTTCGACTCCGATTCGATCGGCCGGCCGCTCGCTCGGACGGTGATCGACTCCGAGTTGTGCGTGAGCCAGATCCGCGCGAATCGCTCGCCACCGTAGTGAACGACGAACACGTCGTCGACGGTCGTGAGGGTACCGTCGCCGACGCCGTTACCGTGGAGGTTCGGATTCCTCGGGGTGAGATCGACGACGAGGTCGCCGTCGACGACAGAGGCGTAGGCGCCGTTCGCCCCCGACGACGGGGAGAGTGACACGTCTTCACCGACGGGATCCGTCGACCCGGGAGCGAGCGAGGCGCCGGTTCCGACGGCAACGGAGACCGCCGACAGCGTCAGGACGATCACAGCGAGACGCGAGATGGCTCGACTCATCGGACTGGCATCGGTGGACGAATGGATTCCTACCGCTTCAGAGTACGGTGATTGAACCGATTCTCACACCCATTGAACCGATCGTCGAACGACAGCGACTCGCTCCGATCACATGTCGAGACATGTAACACGTCGAGAGCGTCCCAGCGGACGAACTCGTCGGGAAGCCGACCCTCCATCCAGCGTCGTTACCGTGTCCCGGTCGCGAATGGGCCGGACGGCTACTCGGCGGTCGACGCGCCGCCCAGTTCGCCGATCGAGGTGACCTCGTAGCCCTCCCCCAGTCCGCTTGCTGCGTCTTCCGCAGCCGTGGTATCGAGAAAGTACAGTTCGGCGATCTGCGGCGGTCCCGCGGGATCGGACCGTTCGTAGAGAAGTGTGGCGGATAGACTCCCGGTCCCGTCGCCAGTGTCGACAGTCGCGCCGGTGACGTCGTGAGCCGGACCCTCCGATAGACCGTCGAGCGGGAACCGCACGTCCCAGGTCCCGTCCTCGTCGGTATCGACCCGCGTGCCGCGTCTCTCTGGGACGTGGAACGGCAGTTCCTTCGGCTGTTCCTCCGTGTAGAGGATCGGTGTGTCCTCGATCGTGTTGGTCCCTTCGAGCCGGATGCCCCGAGCGGTCGGGGTCGGAGTTGGGTACTCCCCGGACCACGCCGAGACGGCGATGCCGCCCCAGTCGTTGTTCCGGGTAGTGATCCCGTCGAGCCGTACGTCCACGCAGTTCGTGAGGAACACGCCGGTACCGCCGGTGGAACCCGCGTTCTCGTTCGCTCCGTCGGCGACGACGTTCGTCAGCTCCGCACCGACGACGCTGTTGAGATCGATCTGGGAAAGCGACGATCCCGCAACCGTGACGTCCGCGAGGCGGACGTTCTGGCATCCTGCGATCTTGAGCCCGAAGTACGACGCCGGATAGGAGTCGTCGGCCGACGGTTGTACCGGCCCCTCGAGCGTGAACGATTCGAGCGTGGTGCCGTTCGCCTCGACCTGGAACCCGTACGGGTTCGTGAACTGCCCGTCGTCGCTCGCGTCGATGACGACACCGCTCCGACTGGTTCCACGGATCGTGAGGCCGGTCGTTCCGTCGACCACCGGCCGCTCCTCGTAGGTCCCCGACTCCACGACGATCAGGTCGCCGTCGGTCGCGCCGTCGGCGCCGTTGACCGGGTTCGTCCCGTCGATCGCATCCTGAATCGCGTTGAATCCCGGACGGTCGCCGAGGGTCTTGCTCACCAGAACCGCGTCGGGGTACGCGGGGAGTTCCTCGCCCCCGTCACCCGACTCTCCGATGGTCACGCCGAACGCCTCCTCCACCGCGGTGACCTCGTTCGGGGTGAGCACGTCGGCCAGCCACCCCGGGTCGGTCTGCAGGATCCCGCGGGTTGTCCGGTCGAGGACGTCGTTCGGCGTCCCGGACTCGAAGCTCTCCCAGGTGGTGCTGGGTGTCCCCTGGCTCTGATACAGCGCCCGCATCGGCCCGTGTCTGTCGGGCATTACGTGGCCTCCCCCGTGACGGTCATCGTGTCGTCGATCCCGATATCCGGACTCGTGCCGCCCGGGAACGCGTCCACGACGAGGCTGTACGTTTCCGCGTCACCCGGCGTGAGCGTCACCGACGGGAAGCTCGTCTCCGGAACGAGCAACACGATGAGCGTGTTGCCCGAGTCCGTGTCCACGAACGTCAGCGGCGTGATCTCTACCTCGATCTCCTGGGTCCCTTGGTTGCGGACCTCGAAGAGGTCCGCGATGACGGTGACCGCATCGGTGTTGACGCCCTGGCCGCCCGCGCCGGTGGCGTTGTCGCTCGTGAGATCGATACCTAACTGGCCGTCGCTCGTGTCCGTATACGGCGCGTTTGGGCCGGTGGCTTCCAGCGCGAGGAACGCGTTCGCGTCGTCGGCCACCTGAACCGCGACGTCGCGGTCGGCCTGCACGCTCGTGAACGCGCCCGTTCCGGTGACGATCGCCCCGCCACCGCCCAGTGCCCCCATCGCCGCGAGGAGTTGTCGTCGATTCATGAGTAATCGAATCTCCCGCCCGGGCGGGTACGTCGTTCGTTCGATCGCTGTCCGGCGTACCCTCCCGGGAGAAGCCCACCGGCGGAGTCGAACCGCCGTGCTCCGAGTGGGCGAATCGGCTCGTGTCTCGATCCATCCGCCGACGGTCGCGCTCGTAGTCCGGCGGCGTACCATCGGTCCGCGGTTGTCCGCAGGAGACACCAGCACCTCCGCACCTCAGCACGTCACCTCCGCATCCGCGTTGATCACCAGCGCCTCGCCGTCCCCGCCCGGCCGCGTGGCAAACAGGTCGTCACCGTCGGAGACACCGTGAGTTCGGACCACGAATCCCACGCGGGTCGACTCCCCCACGTCGAGACAGACGGCCTCGTCCCGCCCGACGATCCCTCGACTCGGATCGCCACCCCGGAAGAACTCGATCGCGGGGTCACCGGTCGCCGCCACCGCGGCATCGACGGTCACCCAGACGCCGACCGATTGGGTTCCGGCGTTTCGGATCTCGAAGACGTCGTCGAGGACGGTCGTCGCGTTCCGGTTGACGCCCGTTCCGCCGCCGAGGGTCGGGTTTTCCGCACTCAGATCCAGCGACAGTACCCCATTCTCAGTCCGGACGTACTCGCCGTTCGAACTCCCCTCGCAGGGGCCGAGTTCGAGGAACGATTCGGTGTCGCTCGCCACTGCGACCGACACGCTGCGCTTGGCTTCTGCGCTCGTGAACGCGCCCGAACCGACGGCGCCGCTCGTGCCCGCCATGGCGCCGAAACCGAGCAGCAGTCGTCGTCGTTTCATGGTCGTGGTCGCCGTCGATCGAAGCCCACCGGCGGAGTTGAACCGCCTCGCTGCGACCCCCAAAGGTCGGAGGTGCTGCGTGCCAGCGTGGGGGAAGGTCGTACCGGTCGCCGAGGTGCTCGCGGCTACAGGTCGGCGAAGGTTGCTGCGGCGCGGAACGTCACTGGCGTCGAATTGATCGTCGACGTGTCGGGCGATCCGAAGAAGAACGCACCGACGTTGTTTAGCGTCTCACCCGGGGTGAGGTAGACGAGGTCCGGGTTCCCGTCGCTGTCGGCGTCGGGAGCGGTGTCGATGTTCAACTGACCGTCGTTGTTGTAGTTCCCGGCGCTGGCATCGTAGTTTGAACCGCTACCCGACCCGGTGAAATCGGGGTCTTCGTGGTAGAGCGCGAAATTGGCGTTGGTGAGCGTGGTTCCACTGCCATCGCCACCGTAGCCGACGTAGACGCCCTGCGTCCCCTGGTTCGTGATCCTGAGGAGGTCGTCGAACTCGGTGGTCGCGTTGTCGTTGATCCCCTGGCCGTTGCCCGGGGCGTCGGTACTCGTGAAGTCGAGACTCACGGCGTTGCCCGACGTATCCACGTATTCGTTGGCGTTCGGGCTGTTGCTCTCGGGCTCGATAGCCAGGAACGCGTTCGCGTCGTCGGCGACGCTGACGCTGACCGTCCGATCCGCCTGCACGCTGGTAAACGCACCCGTACCGATGGTGGCCGCCCCGGCGGCGGCGAGCGATCCCATCCCGGCGATGAACTTGCGTCGTTGCATGGTTTTTCAGTCGCCCTCTCGGGCGAAGCCCACCGGCGGAGTCGAACCGCCGTGCCCGAACTTCGGCGCTCCTGCGTGGGTGTGGCGGGCCTACGGGGATCCGCCGTTCTCCGCGACGAAGGTGACCGTTCCCGACAGACTCGCGGGTCCCTGTCCCGTCGTGTCGACCTCAAGGTCGAGGACGATGCTGTCTCCGGGCGCGAGCGTGTACACGTCGACGTTACCAGCGTTGCTCCCGTTGTAGGCCAGTTGGTCGGATCCGGCGGACCCACCAGTCTCGGCGGCGTTGGTGGAGTCAGTCGATATCGTTACCGACGCACTGCCGGTGTTGAGACTCGAGATGTCGACCCAGAAGTTGACGTTCTGCGTGCCCCGGTTGGTCACCAGCAACAGATCGTCGATCCGTGTCACCGCGTCGGGATTGAACCCATCTCCCAGGTCGCTCGTCCCGTTCGAACTGCTGAAGTCGAAGCTGATTTCGCCACTCGACGGGGATCCGGTCACGTACGCCTGGGAGTTTGCGCTCCCGGTCACCCTGTCGAGTCCCAGGAAAGCGTTCGCGTCACCGGCGACCTGCACGGCCACACTTCGGTCGGCCTGAACGGTCGTGAACGCGCCGGTGCCGACAGTCGCCGCTGCTCCAGCTGCGACCGATCCTATCGCCGCGATGAACTTTCGCCGTTGCATGTGTGCCACGTGCCCCGTCCGGAGCACGTCTGTCCCCTGCACATCCTCCCTCCTTGTTGTAATCCGATTGAATGGATGATAACGGCCCGTAGATCCGCTTCAACGGGACGTTGACGTGTTCCAAGGACAGTTTGATCGCTTTCAGGGCGGGACTGAGCGACGGCTGGCCGTTCCTGAAACGACAGTCGGCAGCGGTTACTTATGTAGCGTGCCGGGATTATTCCTTCCCGAAACCGAAGGGGGAACTTCGAACGCATGAGCCTTGCACGAGACGACGTATACGAAGTACTGAGCAACCGACGGCGGCGGTTCGTCATCCACTACCTGCGGCGGAACGACGCGCGGGCGGCGCTGGGGGCCCTTGCCGAGCACGTCGCCGCGTGGGAGAACGACATCGACGTCGCCGCGGTGGGTTCGGATGCACGTAAGAACGTCTACACGTCGCTTCAGCAGTTCCACCTGCCGAAGATGGAGGACCTGAACCTGGTTCGCTTCGATCGGCGGGCGGGAGAGGTGGAACTCACCGACGAGGCCGACGAGGTCGACGTCTACCTCGAAGTCGTCGAGGGGAACGACGTGCCGTGGAGTCTCTACTATCTCGGGATGGGGGGACTGGCGGGACTCGTGACACTCGGCCACGCGCTCGGGGCACCCATTCTCGCAGGGTTGAGCGATGCCAGCTGTGCCATGTTCACGATCACGGCCATCGCGGCACTGGCCTCGATCCACACGTACTACACGAGAAAGATGCGCCTGGGATCCGACGGAGCACCACCAGAGATCGACGGATGAGTCGTCGGGCCCGGCATCTCGTCGCGATACTCGCCCTCTGTGTAGCGGCGAGTTCGGCGCTTGGTGTCGGGAGTTACGGTTCGGTAACCGCCGATCGAGGGCTCTCGGTCGCCATCGTCGATAACGACGACGCTTACATCGGATTCGCGGACGACCTGCAGTGCGGGATGGGTCACGGTGTCGGCGACAACGGGGAGTTCGTCAGAAACCAGTTCGTCGGCGAGACTGTCATCGATCGGTTCGTCGTGCGGGCGACCGCCGGTGGCGGCGAGGTTCGCGTCGGGACGGGCGGACCGACCCACCAACTCGCCTCGGGGCAATCGGTGACCCTGACGTTCGTCGGTCCGTACCGCCCCGGAGACGGCGCCGATATCCAGGTAAAACCGCCACACGGCAACGTTTCGGGCGCCGACAGCCTGACCGTCCGCGTCCTCGATGCCGTCGGGGCGAACGTCTCCGTCTCCGGGCCGGTACGGACGTTCGACGTCGACTGTCCGGACGGCGGACCGTCGAACGCGACGGCTGGTGAGACGGGACACGAGGCCGTCGGGACGCCCCGAGCGCGCGGCGGGTGATCACTTTTGTATCCGCGGAGACTACCCTCCGGGCCGTGACCAAGACTAGCTCGACCCCAAGTGCCCTCGCCGCCGCACGTCTGCCATGACCAAGCGGGCGCCGGAGCTCCACCGGGAGGCCGAGGAGATCATCGACCGCGTCGACCTCCCACCGACCCACGCCCTCTCGGTTGCGGGCGCCCGCGACGCCCTCCGTGACCTGCTCGTATCGGAGACGCCGCCGGACGACGACCTCACCGTTCGGGACCTCTCGATCCCCGGGCCGGGCACCGATCCCGAGACGCCACTCCCGATTCGGACGTACTCACCGCCCGGCGAGGACCATCCGGTGCTTGTCTACTTCCACGGCGGCGGGTGGGTGCGCGGTGATCTCGACACTCACGACGGGCTCTGTCGACTACTCGCGGAACGGGTAGAGTGTACCGTCGTGTCCGTCGACTACCGTCGAGCACCCGAACATCGGTTCCCGGCCGCGGTCCACGACGCCTACGCGGCGACGGCGTGGGCCGCCGAACACGCGGGGATCGTCGGCGGTGACCCGGATCGGGTGGCGGTGGGCGGAGACAGCGCCGGGGGGAACCTTGCGGCTGCAGTGACGCTTCTGGCTCGCGAGCGCGGCGGCCCCGACGTTGCCCACCAGGTGCTCCTCTATCCGGCAACCGACCACGCTTTCGACACCGACTCCTACGCAGAGAACGCCGAGGGGTATCTGCTCTCGCGGGCGAGCATGCGGTGGTACTGGAATCGCTACCTCGGCGACGCTCTCGACGGCGCCAATCCGTACGCCTCACCGTTGCAGGCGCCGGAGCTTGGGGGTCTACCGTCCGCGACGGTGATCACGGCGGGCTACGATCCGCTCCGGGACGAGGGAGCGGCGTACGCCGACCGCTTGCGCGCGGCGGGTGTCCCGGTCACTCACAAGAACTACCCGGAAATGGTCCACGTGTTCGCGTCCTTTCCCGACCTGGATCGGGCAGTGGACGCGCGCAGCCTGATCGCGGCCGATCTGGGCGCCGCCTTCGGACGGGAGTGAGCACCGGGCTGGATCGCCACTGGCCCGCCGGCAGTTCTCATCCCCGAGAGTCACCACACACGTCTTTTACGTCGGGGCCGCGTACCGAAAATCGATGTTACTGATCCGTGGGATGGGTGGGGATACGACGCTCACCGGGACCGTGTACGAACGGGGCGAGCGGGCCCCGAGCTTCCAGGGAGCCCCGGACGAAGACGCAGCCTACGTGTGGGTGTGCGACGAGTTCTACGAGGTGGAGAGCGGCGGCTCGACGACGCAGATCGACGGCGAGGAGATTCGGATCGCCTTCGAATCGCCGATGCCTCGCGGGTTCGACACGCGTGACCAGGCGATCGAGGCCGCGAAAGAGCACCTGCGAACCCAGTTCGCCCGGGTCGGCGTCCCGGAGTCGACGGTCGCCATCGAGATCGAGAAGGCCGACCCGATCGACTGATCCGCTTCCCCGCGCCCGATCGTAACCGGCCGACCGCGGCTCAGAACTCCTCGCCCCAGCGGTGGTCGTCGTACGTGCGGACGAACGGGGAGTCCAGGCGCTCTTCGAACTTCCGGCGTAACGCGGCCTTCTCGTCGACGCCGATTCGGGCGAGCGCGTCCGCTCGCTCGACGACCGGGGGTGGCCCCCTCGCGGTCGCCACGTCGCGAAGGATCTGTCGGGTGAGACGGTCGCGTGCCGCGGCGTCGCGGGTCAGCCCCGCTGGCGCCTCGATCCGGTAGCACAGATCCTCGCGGGGGTCGTAGACCACGAAGAAGGTCAGTTCGTAGTCGGCGGGGTCGCGCCGACGGTCCACGCCGAGGGCGTCGCCGTCGGCTGCGAGCGTCCGGTCGGAGCCTCCACGGGAGCGGAACCAGTTGGTGAACGCGAGTCGGTCGGTCCGCCGGTCCTCGCCGTCCGATTCGAGCAGCCGTGTGAAGAACGCGGTGTCGTCGACCCACGGCGCGTCGACACCCCGATCGCGGAGCGTCCGAGTGATCAGCTTCGGCGAGGGGTTCTTGACGAAGCCGGCGATGGCGGCGCCCCGGTCGAGGAATCGCTCGACGAGACGGACGTAGTTTCCGACGATGGCGCGGGGTTTGGCCTCCGTCGCCAGCGCCCCGAGTTCGGCGTCGCGATCCTGCCAGTTGAGGAGTTCCTTCGGGTAGAGCGGGCCGTCGAGGAGGAGACAGTCGTCGACGGCGTCGGCGTGTTCGAGGGCGTGAGAACTCTCGGCCAGATACAGGGCGAGCGCGTGAACGACGCCTTCGGCGTAGCGATTCACTCGGGGCGCGTGGAGGATCTTGCGCCGGAAGTAGCCCTCGTCGCGACGCACCCAGTCGGTGCCGAGCGCGAGCGTCGGGTCGTTGGCGTGGACGGTCGTCACCAGGCTTCGCGCGCGATGGAGGTCGAGGTCCGACGGTTCCGCGGCCATCGCGGCGTGGGCCACGTCCAGTACCAGGCCGTTTTTGAACGTGGTCGGGTTGATCGTCCCGGAATCGAGACCGTGGACCGTCGGGTAGGGCGGCTCGATCAGTGCCACGTCGTCGACGAGGACCGAGCGCAGGCGGCGGTCGCCGACCGGCTCGATCACCACCCGTCCGTCGGCGCGGAGCGGGTCGAGCCACTCCTCGAACGCCGTCCGTGCCAACTCGTCGTGGTCGGTGTCGTCGACCCGGCGACCGAGAAGGGCGGCGAGGTCGGCGATCCCGTCGACGTGGACCGGATCGAGAGTCATGACCCACCCATCGG
This window encodes:
- a CDS encoding CARDB domain-containing protein, translating into MSRAISRLAVIVLTLSAVSVAVGTGASLAPGSTDPVGEDVSLSPSSGANGAYASVVDGDLVVDLTPRNPNLHGNGVGDGTLTTVDDVFVVHYGGERFARIWLTHNSESITVRASGRPIESESNAVVLSADESATVGMRIDATGSTDELLADLTVHARIAEPEDVEVGAADVAPASGPVRSIRTYAPSNDVREFTVTNAPAGAPVTLDADRLVVDAVETGTLTLDELIVTGDGGPMSVDVRVLDGTARPDADVGVRPLGAVEVEDGGSVESAAFRFSAAPAYFDARRTTVDRLVVRRNDGRGWRSLDARHVGTRNGRVVFEAQSPGFSTFVVGVRASALRVTGADLSRSTVTLGESATTTVSVRNDGLVPGERTFVVSLDGERTAARAVELAPGESTTIRFAVAPQSPGRYAVSVGGVDSGTLVVDAPRSTPASITSRSPGTASGAADPPVEGAASGPPALSPSSAPPSPTPADRAGEPVGEPATFSLSSMGWLFALVAVLVVWLVRRQRGGEGE
- a CDS encoding DUF1102 domain-containing protein; translation: MNRRQLLAAMGALGGGGAIVTGTGAFTSVQADRDVAVQVADDANAFLALEATGPNAPYTDTSDGQLGIDLTSDNATGAGGQGVNTDAVTVIADLFEVRNQGTQEIEVEITPLTFVDTDSGNTLIVLLVPETSFPSVTLTPGDAETYSLVVDAFPGGTSPDIGIDDTMTVTGEAT
- a CDS encoding DUF1102 domain-containing protein — translated: MKRRRLLLGFGAMAGTSGAVGSGAFTSAEAKRSVSVAVASDTESFLELGPCEGSSNGEYVRTENGVLSLDLSAENPTLGGGTGVNRNATTVLDDVFEIRNAGTQSVGVWVTVDAAVAATGDPAIEFFRGGDPSRGIVGRDEAVCLDVGESTRVGFVVRTHGVSDGDDLFATRPGGDGEALVINADAEVTC
- a CDS encoding DUF1102 domain-containing protein encodes the protein MQGTDVLRTGHVAHMQRRKFIAAIGSVAAGAAATVGTGAFTTVQADRSVAVQVAGDANAFLGLDRVTGSANSQAYVTGSPSSGEISFDFSSSNGTSDLGDGFNPDAVTRIDDLLLVTNRGTQNVNFWVDISSLNTGSASVTISTDSTNAAETGGSAGSDQLAYNGSNAGNVDVYTLAPGDSIVLDLEVDTTGQGPASLSGTVTFVAENGGSP
- a CDS encoding DUF7344 domain-containing protein yields the protein MSLARDDVYEVLSNRRRRFVIHYLRRNDARAALGALAEHVAAWENDIDVAAVGSDARKNVYTSLQQFHLPKMEDLNLVRFDRRAGEVELTDEADEVDVYLEVVEGNDVPWSLYYLGMGGLAGLVTLGHALGAPILAGLSDASCAMFTITAIAALASIHTYYTRKMRLGSDGAPPEIDG
- a CDS encoding alpha/beta hydrolase, translating into MTKRAPELHREAEEIIDRVDLPPTHALSVAGARDALRDLLVSETPPDDDLTVRDLSIPGPGTDPETPLPIRTYSPPGEDHPVLVYFHGGGWVRGDLDTHDGLCRLLAERVECTVVSVDYRRAPEHRFPAAVHDAYAATAWAAEHAGIVGGDPDRVAVGGDSAGGNLAAAVTLLARERGGPDVAHQVLLYPATDHAFDTDSYAENAEGYLLSRASMRWYWNRYLGDALDGANPYASPLQAPELGGLPSATVITAGYDPLRDEGAAYADRLRAAGVPVTHKNYPEMVHVFASFPDLDRAVDARSLIAADLGAAFGRE
- a CDS encoding DUF7113 family protein, coding for MLLIRGMGGDTTLTGTVYERGERAPSFQGAPDEDAAYVWVCDEFYEVESGGSTTQIDGEEIRIAFESPMPRGFDTRDQAIEAAKEHLRTQFARVGVPESTVAIEIEKADPID
- a CDS encoding DNA double-strand break repair nuclease NurA, with amino-acid sequence MTLDPVHVDGIADLAALLGRRVDDTDHDELARTAFEEWLDPLRADGRVVIEPVGDRRLRSVLVDDVALIEPPYPTVHGLDSGTINPTTFKNGLVLDVAHAAMAAEPSDLDLHRARSLVTTVHANDPTLALGTDWVRRDEGYFRRKILHAPRVNRYAEGVVHALALYLAESSHALEHADAVDDCLLLDGPLYPKELLNWQDRDAELGALATEAKPRAIVGNYVRLVERFLDRGAAIAGFVKNPSPKLITRTLRDRGVDAPWVDDTAFFTRLLESDGEDRRTDRLAFTNWFRSRGGSDRTLAADGDALGVDRRRDPADYELTFFVVYDPREDLCYRIEAPAGLTRDAAARDRLTRQILRDVATARGPPPVVERADALARIGVDEKAALRRKFEERLDSPFVRTYDDHRWGEEF